ATAACGGACGCGCATGCAGCGTTCGGCCGGTTCGATATGAATATCGCTAGCGCCCTCTTTGACCGCGTTGTAGATGATGTAGTTGACCAGGCGGATGACCGGTGATTGGCCGGCGATTTCCTCGACATCGCCGATGTCTTCAATCGCATCCTCAATCAATGTCACTTCCGACTGATCGCTATCCTCGATGATGTCGTCGATGACGAACACCTTCGAGTCAGGCAAGCTTTGAATCATCCGGCGGACGTCTCGCGGAGACGACGCGACGATTTGCACCTGCTTGTCGGTGAGCGTCTGGATTTCGTCGATCAAAAAGAGATTGGAAATCTCGGTGACCGCGATCGTCAGGACGTCGTCGATCAAAAAGAGCGGGAGAACCAGGTTCTTTTCGATATACTCGCGTTGTAGGATCCCGATTACTTTGGGATCGTACAATCGCGCTTCGAGCTTGGCGTAGGGGATGCCGTACTCGACCGCCAGGCACTCGATGATCTGATCTTCGGAGCAGTAGCCAAGTTCGACGAGAATCTCGCCGAGCAGTTTGCTCTTTCCCTTGTTCTTTTGGTAGTCGAGCGCACCTTCCAACTGCTCGATCGTAACGAACCCTCGTTTGGTGAGGACGTTACCTAATCGCATCGGGGCGCTCGTGGTGGGCGCGTTCATAGGGGATTCATTCCGGTGACGATTAGACGAAGCTCTTGACGGCTTCGATCATGTTTTCAAATACTTCTAAACGTTTGTCCAATCGGGTGATCTCCAATATCTTGCGATTGACGTGATTGGCGGTCGTAATCTTCAATTCGCCCCCTGCTTCACGCAGACGCTGTTGCGCCGAAAGCAAGCAGGTCAAACCGGCGCTGTCAAGCGTTTCGGTCCCGTCGAGGTCGACGATCACACGATTACGTTCGCGCGAAAGCAGGAACGCTTCGACCGCATCGGCTTGATCCTCTCCCAATTCTTCGGGCGTATGGACCACGACGACTTCTCCAAATATTTCGGTCGGCAAGCTCATGGAAATCTACAGGGGGACAGGTTTAGCGAAGGTAACTGATCGGCGGTTGTTCGAACGAACCGGTTGTTAAGACCGCCTCGACGCAGTTGACCAGGCCGCGAGGACTGAACGGTTTGGCCAGGATCGCGGCGATATCGAGCGATTCGAGGTTGTCGTCCGACGTCATCTCGAACCCCTTGGCGGTCAGCATGATGATCGGCAGTTGACGCGTCGCTTCGTCTTCGCGTACACGACGACAAAGGCCGAGTCCGTCCAGACGCGGCATGTGGAAATCGGTGATCAGCAAATCGGGCAGATGCTCTTGAATCGCTTCCCACGCTTGTTGGCCATCTTCCACGCATTCGATCTCGTAACCGCTCCGTTTTAGTTTGAACTCAGCGGCTCGCAGGATGTGCATTTCGTCGTCGACCAACAAAATGCGTTTACCGGCGGTCGACGGAGCGGTGGTTTCCTGCAAATTGGTCACCACCTGCGGAAATGTGTCGAGATAGTTGGGGGAAGCGTTCATCTTGATTGCCTTCAAGTCGGAACCAGCGCTAGTTGACGGTTTCGGCCACTTGGACCGTAGGAAGACGAATTCGGAATGTCGAGCCGACGCCTTCTTTGCTGGTGACGTTCAAATCGCCCCCATGTACGTCTTCGACAATATGTTTGGCCAGCGGCAAACCGAGTCCGGTGCCGGAGGCCATCTTTTGATCTTTTTTCACGCGATAGAACTTCTCAAAAACCCGATCGCAATCTTCCGAGTTGAGACCGACGCCGGTGTCTTCGACTTCAAACACCACTTCACGATCCTGTAGGCGACTACGGAGCGTTACCTTGCCATTATCGGGGGTGTACTTGAGCGCATTGGAAAGCAGGTTGATCGCCGCCTGCATGATCATGTCGCGATCGACCAGAACGCCCAGGTACATGGGGCTGAGGTCGGAAATGAGCGTGATGTTCTTTTGCTCGGCGGTCGGATGGACGATGCGGAACGCTTCTTCCAGCAATTCGTTGAGCGAACGCGGCTTTTTGTTGACGTTGACGACGCCGGCTTCGATCCGCGCCAAGTTCAGCAGATTATCGATCAGCCGCTGCAGGCGATCGGCCTGGCTGTTGATGACTTGTAGAAACTCGTCTCGCGTCTGCTCGTCCTCGGCTTCGCCATCGGCTAGCAGTTCGACATAGGCTTTGATGCCGGCCAAGGGAGTTTTCATTTCGTGGCTGACCGCCGAAACAAACTCGGCGTTGCGACGCTGAATCGCTTTGTAACCGCTAATATCGCGCAAGACGGCGACGGCGCCATAGTTCGGCTCATCAGCGCCCATCTCGTTGTCGAGATGCTGCGCGATCGTGCTGACGGTGATGCGATACCAATGCTTGTCGTCCGCCGAGTCAAGCAACTCGATTTCGCTCACACGCTGCGTCGGCGTTTTCCGCAGACGCGTCTCTTGCAGCAATTGGACGATCCCCTCGGATGCGATCGCGTCCTCGACCATCGTCTTTTCCGCCAGATCGAGGATGCCGAACAATTCGCGGGCAACTTCGTTGGCGAAGATGATTTCGTCGTATTGATTGGTCATCATGACCGGTTCTGACAGCTTGTCGACGATCTCACGCATCTGTTCGTGTCGCAGCCCGGTCAAATGCGCTTTGACTTCACTCCGGACGCGAGACTGTTGCAGTTCACGTGCGTCGTCGGCGAGCGATTTCATACGGCGATAGCATTGCTCCAGCGGCGACTTCCACTTTCGCAGCTCACGCGCCTGGGGGCACGCCGCTTGAAGATCGTCATGTTCGAGCTGTTCGATCGATGCGGAGGCGAGTAATTGGAACTGACGAATGGCGCGATCTTCGCCGGTTTGAGCCGTTCGCCATACAGTGAAACAGCAAATCGTGGCTAGTGCGGCGGCGCCGCAAGCGACCATGGCGCCGATTCCCAAGTCTCCGGTTACCAGGCAAGTAACGGTCGCCGCCGTGAACAGCAGCGCGCAGGCGATCGCGGCTATCAGTTCCGTGGCGATATGCGACTTCTTGCTCATCGTCTTGCTCATTCTTCGTTCGAGTTTGCCCCTACGGCGCAACGCCAACGCGTGGGTCGCGGCGCATTGCGACCTGCTCGTCGTGGATTGACGTCTACCCAAAATTAGGTCGGACAACGCATTTGTCCAAAAATCGGCGCAATCGAACCCAAGGAGAAGCTACCCCTTTTCGGGGTTTATGGCGCCGCAGATGCCGGTTATGCGTATCGCGCCGAGAGAACGGGATGCCGCGCAGAATTCAGTTATGCGACTTGAGGCCGCTTTTGCTCGCCGGCGCGAGTCACTTGAAGCGTATCGCCCAGTCGCGTCAGTTCGGCGCCGGCCTCGTATTGGAATGAAATCTCGATCACGTCGCCGGCCGAAACTTGCAACGGCCGCTCGATTGGCATCACCAGAAATTGGTTGTGCCAAGGAATGACGCGCTGGTCTTCGATCAGCACCGTCAGCGCGTTCTTGGTGATAAATCGGACCCCATTCAATTGGCCGTCTTGGGCGATCTCAAATTTGCCGCTCCATGCGATATCAGATCGGAGCGGCTTGTCGTACCAGACCATGTGATGGATCGCCGCTTCCGCCAGCACGCTGGTGTCAGCATGATCGTCAGCTGGCGCCTGAAAGAGGGGACCTGTCGCTAGGAAACCCTCGAATACAAAGTCCTGCTCCACAGGCTGGCAAGCCAGCAACGTTCCTTCTGGAATAAAACGGGGA
The nucleotide sequence above comes from Blastopirellula sp. J2-11. Encoded proteins:
- a CDS encoding sensor histidine kinase — encoded protein: MSKKSHIATELIAAIACALLFTAATVTCLVTGDLGIGAMVACGAAALATICCFTVWRTAQTGEDRAIRQFQLLASASIEQLEHDDLQAACPQARELRKWKSPLEQCYRRMKSLADDARELQQSRVRSEVKAHLTGLRHEQMREIVDKLSEPVMMTNQYDEIIFANEVARELFGILDLAEKTMVEDAIASEGIVQLLQETRLRKTPTQRVSEIELLDSADDKHWYRITVSTIAQHLDNEMGADEPNYGAVAVLRDISGYKAIQRRNAEFVSAVSHEMKTPLAGIKAYVELLADGEAEDEQTRDEFLQVINSQADRLQRLIDNLLNLARIEAGVVNVNKKPRSLNELLEEAFRIVHPTAEQKNITLISDLSPMYLGVLVDRDMIMQAAINLLSNALKYTPDNGKVTLRSRLQDREVVFEVEDTGVGLNSEDCDRVFEKFYRVKKDQKMASGTGLGLPLAKHIVEDVHGGDLNVTSKEGVGSTFRIRLPTVQVAETVN
- a CDS encoding STAS domain-containing protein, with translation MSLPTEIFGEVVVVHTPEELGEDQADAVEAFLLSRERNRVIVDLDGTETLDSAGLTCLLSAQQRLREAGGELKITTANHVNRKILEITRLDKRLEVFENMIEAVKSFV
- a CDS encoding response regulator — its product is MNASPNYLDTFPQVVTNLQETTAPSTAGKRILLVDDEMHILRAAEFKLKRSGYEIECVEDGQQAWEAIQEHLPDLLITDFHMPRLDGLGLCRRVREDEATRQLPIIMLTAKGFEMTSDDNLESLDIAAILAKPFSPRGLVNCVEAVLTTGSFEQPPISYLR
- a CDS encoding methyltransferase domain-containing protein; amino-acid sequence: MPKAAEVLGQFIPLHYHFEMLRDRYRMQSFREAIEATVRPGDKVVDLGGGTGVLSFFAARAGAEVWYCERNPELVEAAQRILRDNNVSQQVHIVHADAAEFAPPTPVDFVVCEMLHVGLLREKQIEVISAFQRNYQQAHGPALPRFIPEGTLLACQPVEQDFVFEGFLATGPLFQAPADDHADTSVLAEAAIHHMVWYDKPLRSDIAWSGKFEIAQDGQLNGVRFITKNALTVLIEDQRVIPWHNQFLVMPIERPLQVSAGDVIEISFQYEAGAELTRLGDTLQVTRAGEQKRPQVA